In Pedosphaera parvula Ellin514, the sequence TCCTCCGCGGTTTGCACATTGCGCGGAGTAAATTCTGCAGCTCGATTGATCTGCTCAACTGTCCCTTCAAAATCTTTTCCTGGGAACGAATCCACGCGCACCTTCACCGCCTCTCCGAGATGGATGTGTCCCAGCCAGGTCTCGGGCACAAAGACTCGCACCCACAGATGCTGCGGCAAAATCAAAGTGGCCACCTCGCGATTGGCGGCCAACACATCACCCACTTTTACACTGAGCACTTCCATCACGGAGTTCGTGGGAGAGACGATTTTCATCTCCCGCAACTGCGCGTCGATCTGAGCCAGTTGTGCCCGTGCCTGATCAATCCGCTCCGGACGCGTGCCAGCCAGCAGAAGATCATAACGGCTCTTCGCCGCCGAGACACTCTTTCGCAAACCGTCCGCGCGAGTCACGGCACGATCCCGCTCGTTAGGCGAAATGGTGTTTTGCTTGAAAAGAATCTCTGCACGTTTCGCGTCTGCTTCGGCGAATTCGAGGTCTGCCTTCTGTGCCGCCCACTCATTT encodes:
- a CDS encoding HlyD family secretion protein, with translation MDKRLYFRVLIMALGLLATSCNRNSNSRAVSGTIDVDEVRVASRYGGRVEKIFVQEGDALKPGQEIMELDAAELQARGKEVAAILAEMEAGPRKEEIETAKNEWAAQKADLEFAEADAKRAEILFKQNTISPNERDRAVTRADGLRKSVSAAKSRYDLLLAGTRPERIDQARAQLAQIDAQLREMKIVSPTNSVMEVLSVKVGDVLAANREVATLILPQHLWVRVFVPETWLGHIHLGEAVKVRVDSFPGKDFEGTVEQINRAAEFTPRNVQTAEERIKQVFGVKIRLKNEEDKLRAGMSADATFPGVPAPPK